The sequence CATTTCTTCATAGGAGGGCCCCATGGCCGAGATCCTGACCGCTTCGCGGTCGCATGATGTGGCCCTGCAAGGGGCCATTTTGCTTTATGGCCGCGCTGTCGGAGACTTTTCGTATGCCACCGCGCATCGAATCGAGCCGGACGGAAACAGCGGCCGCCCCGTGATCGGGGCCGGCACGCCGCTCAATCGGCTGGCGCTGATTCAAGCGGTGCGCCAGGTCGCCGAGGCCTCGTTGCCAAAGGGCGAATTCCTGACGCCCAATGTGCTGTCGATCAGCCCCGCCGCGGTGACGTGGTGGTGTCCGGCAGACCGTCGGCGCGTCTTTTTCAACTGCATGGAGCTTGGCGAGTGCAGCGCCGTGGTGCCGCATCCGGCCCTCGTCTTCCAGGCGTCGCACACGGGGTTCCGTGTCTTCGCACTGCCCGGGCAGGAGCGGCCGGTGCCGGCAACGGTGCTTTACGAGCCGCCTTACTTCAACACGTGGGACAACGGGAAGATCTGCATTGGGAGCGCACATGTGCCAAGGCAGATCGACGTCACCTCCATTGC comes from Cupriavidus sp. P-10 and encodes:
- a CDS encoding PRTRC system protein B translates to MAEILTASRSHDVALQGAILLYGRAVGDFSYATAHRIEPDGNSGRPVIGAGTPLNRLALIQAVRQVAEASLPKGEFLTPNVLSISPAAVTWWCPADRRRVFFNCMELGECSAVVPHPALVFQASHTGFRVFALPGQERPVPATVLYEPPYFNTWDNGKICIGSAHVPRQIDVTSIAGWESGFFNSAFTHPNHGGQRVKYKRGAYAFWKDMLDGKFPDYPRQVFIPMKHTLADLIAGKLDN